DNA from Bacteroidota bacterium:
TACATGGATGGTGTTCAGGTAATAAAACCTGAGAAGGCATTTTCTGATGAGATGCTCGAAAAAAGCAATATTACTGAGGTTGTAATAGCTATCGAAAATTTGAATAACAGCCGAAAAAATGAAATTGTAGACATATGCCTGAATAAAAACCTTAAAGTCAGAACAATACCATCCGTAAAAAAATGGGTAAATGGCGAGCTCAGTCCAAATCAAATTCAGGAAGTTAATATTGAAGACCTGCTGGAAAGACAGACAATTGTAGTTAACAATAATTTCACAGATGAAGAACTACAGAACAAAGTAGTTTTGGTTACCGGGGCTGCAGGTTCTATTGGTAGTGAAATAGTAAGACAATTGATAAGCAAAAAAACTAAAAAAGTTTTGTTGTTCGAACAGTCGGAATCTCCACTACACGATTTTAGGATAGAATTGGGTACTGATTTAGCCAAAAAATATCCTGAAGTAGAGTTAGAATTTGTAATTGGAGACATAAGAAATAAAAACTTTGTACAGAAAATATTTGATTTACATAAGCCTGAAATAGTATTTCATGCTGCTGCTTACAAACATGTTCCTCTAATGGAAGAGTATCCGCAACAGGCTATATCAGCAAATGTGGAAGGGACAAAGAATGTTGCAGATGCTTCTGTAAAAACCGGAGTTGGCAAGTTTGTAATGGTTTCAACCGATAAAGCTGTTAACCCTACAAATGTTATGGGAGCCAGTAAACGAATTGCCGAAATTTATATTCAGGCATTAAATAAAAAACAGTCTAAAACCAAATTTATAACAACCCGCTTTGGTAATGTATTAGGATCTAACGGATCGGTAATTCCAATGTTTAAGAAACAGATTAAATCCGGTGGGCCTATTACTGTTACACATAAAGATATTACCAGATATTTTATGACTATTCCTGAGGCTTGTCAACTGGTACTTGAAGCAGGAGCAATGGGAAAAGGAGGTGAGATTTTCATCTTCGATATGGGTAAATCTGTCAAAATATTTGATGTCGCAAAAAAAATGATAAAACTGTCGGGCTACAATTACCCCGATGATATTGATATTGTATTTTCGGGACTGAGACCCGGAGAAAAACTTTATGAAGAGTTGTTAGCCTCAAAAGAAAACACTATTTCTACCTATCACCCTAAGATTATGGTAGCCAAAATCAGAGAAGTTAATTACACCGCCGTTAATGATGAAATTAACGATTTGTTACTCACCGTTGATGAAGGAGGATACGAAATTGTTAAAAAGATGAAACACATAGTTCCTGAGTTTATTAGTAATAACTCTAAATATGAGGAATTGGATAAGGAGCTTGTTAATAGTGTACTTTGAGACTGTGTGAGTTGTGAGGTGCTTGTTGCTAGTTGCTAGGTGCTTGTTGCTAGTTAAAGGTAGTTTTAACTTTTAAGACTCTTTCATCCCCGGAGGGAGGCCGTTGAGACGAACGGCCGTTCGTCTTTACTTCCCTTTATAGTCATAATCTGAACTGATGGAAGCTGTTTTATTCACGCAGGCAGGCCTCTTTTATCTTGTTTCTTTTATCTTTTATCTTTTATCTTTTTTTCTTGTTTCTTTAATCATTTATCTTTCTTCTACTATCTTTACACCTTT
Protein-coding regions in this window:
- a CDS encoding nucleoside-diphosphate sugar epimerase/dehydratase; the protein is MYRFLYNYFSKRFLSKWVVLVFDILAVTPIFYIAYLIRFGFDIYEVDKHINIIQIAFITALYILFYVIFRPYSGIIRHSGIKDAIKIINASVLAGIFTFGISLFLIKFELYNSDIIIPKGVIIIHSLLVLLALIGSRLFVRKIFQLANKTSGEVVRVAVYGAGSAGVITKDTLLRDKKIKYKITCFIDDNKTLNGKYMDGVQVIKPEKAFSDEMLEKSNITEVVIAIENLNNSRKNEIVDICLNKNLKVRTIPSVKKWVNGELSPNQIQEVNIEDLLERQTIVVNNNFTDEELQNKVVLVTGAAGSIGSEIVRQLISKKTKKVLLFEQSESPLHDFRIELGTDLAKKYPEVELEFVIGDIRNKNFVQKIFDLHKPEIVFHAAAYKHVPLMEEYPQQAISANVEGTKNVADASVKTGVGKFVMVSTDKAVNPTNVMGASKRIAEIYIQALNKKQSKTKFITTRFGNVLGSNGSVIPMFKKQIKSGGPITVTHKDITRYFMTIPEACQLVLEAGAMGKGGEIFIFDMGKSVKIFDVAKKMIKLSGYNYPDDIDIVFSGLRPGEKLYEELLASKENTISTYHPKIMVAKIREVNYTAVNDEINDLLLTVDEGGYEIVKKMKHIVPEFISNNSKYEELDKELVNSVL